DNA from Gloeocapsa sp. PCC 73106:
GCGCCAACACCACCAAAGTAGCCGAGGGGAATGCTAATCACTAATCCGCAAGGACAAGAAATAACTAGTAAGATTAGCGCACGGTAAACCCATTCTTCATGAGTTGCATCAGGTATAAACAGGGGAGGGAGTAGGGCAACTGCTAGGGAAGTAATGACCACAATTGGGGTATAGTAACGGGCAAACCGAGTAATAAATTTCTCTGTCTCCGCTTTTTTACTAGTGGCGTTTTCTACTAGGTCCAGAATTTTGGCGATGGACGATTCTCCAAACAATTTCACCACGCGCAGAGTTAATACTCCTGTTTGGTTAATCATTCCTGCTAAAACGGTTTCACCTACCTTCATGGTGCGTGGAACAGATTCTCCCGTTAAAGCTGATGTATCTACTTGAGAATTGCCTTCGAGAATTTCACCATCTAAGGGAATTTTTTCGCCCGGTTTGACTAGTATAATATCTCCTACTTCAATTTCTTGTGGTGAAACAGTTTTTATCGAACCATTTACTTTAAGATTGGCAGTGTCGGGACGCACTTCTAACAGGGATTTGATCGAACGACGCGAACGACCTACAGCATATTCTTGAAATAATTCCCCAATTCGATAAAATAACATAACAGCGACGGCTTCAGGGAGTTGGTGAATGGCGATCGCTCCCACAGTTGCAATAGTCATTAAAAAGTTTTCATCAAATATCTGTCCTCTGAGAATATTGCGTCCCGCGGCTTTCAAGACAGTCCAACCGCTGATTAAGTAAGCAGGGATGAAGATGGCGAATTCCCCTATCCGGTAAGGGGTGTTATGGAGATATTCCTCAAAAATGATCCCGACTGTCAGAAGAGCGATAACTAACAGTATAGGGAATACTTCTGCTTTGAGATTAGGGTCAGATTTTGGTTTAGGAGTGATTACGCTATAGCCTAAAGCTGTCTGGTTGGATATCGGTGGCTCAATCGCTATGCTGTATCCTAAACTAGCTACTTTATTTTTTATGTCTAGTTGAGTGATTTGTTCAGGGTAATAGGAAATCGTCAATCGCTCAGTTGCTGGACTTACTGATACCTCAATTACGCCGGCTAAGCGTGACAAAGCTACTTCAATCTTAGTGGCGCAACTGGCACAATCCATACCAGAAACTTGCATTTGCTGAGTTTTAAGAGATGGAGTTTGATTCATGCTAATTGGGAACGGGATTATTCTAAATAATATATCAATTTTACTGAATACCTGAACATTAATTCATGCTTTAAGTATAATTACTTACGCTATCCAAGGTTTCTAAGAACGCTTCATTAATCTCAGAGGTTTGCGCAATCGCTTTCTGAACCATGAAATCCAAAATCATACCATTTAAGATATTGAGAGGATGCAACTCATATCAAATTCGGGTAAATACTTATACATAAAGATGAGTAGGGGGAAAGGGTGTAGGGTGTAGGGGGAAAGGTTTAGATGAAAATGTGACTTACAACTTTAAGTTAACACTCTCTTAATTGGCAGTTTTACGAATTTTCGTCCACTGGCAATTTGCTTTTCTCTGAGATCCTCAAATATTGCCTTGAGGTCATAATTGAAAGATTTTGCGTATTCCTCTCTATATTTGTGGATTTCTTCCACTATTTCATCTTTATACATCGTTATTCTCCTAGAAGCTTCAATCCTATGAACTCATAAGGTGTACAGACAAATGGTAGGTTATATCCAAACTCAAGGCTAATTTGTGATAGCTTTCTTTGGATTTGGGCATTTGCCATGTGCTTACAATTCCATGTTACCAGGTAGTCCAAACCATAAACCGTTTCTTTAATATCTCACATCAGATCCGGATGATTGACCAGAATAAAAAACTTTGTGTCCTTTGTGTCTTCGTGGTTTTTCATCGTTCTTAATTATGGATATTTAACCGGACTTGATATCATATCGGTTTCCGTATTGTCAAAAATTTATGTTTAGATTAAAAATTAATCCGTTTAATTACAAAAAGCTTACTCGTTCTCAATTCTTAAGGTGGGGATTGTTACAGACTATTGCTTTAATAAAAATAGCTAAACTAGTTACTTTTGAAGTAATAAAAGTAGATGAACGGGGAAAGATAGTCAAGCGTAATTTTAAACAAGCTCTTTCTACCACTTATATCTTAAGGAATGACGTTGAGATTGAATTTATTTATATTCCTGGGGGAAGCTTTCTACGAGGATCGCCACTTCAGGAAAAATATCGCGATAGTGATGAAAGTCCTCAACACCTAGTTAAAATAGCCCCTTTTTGGATGAGTAAATACCCCATCACTCAAGCTCAATATCGCGCAATTACGGGAGTTAATCCCTCCGGTTTTTCAGGTCACAATCATCCCGTAGAGAGGGTAAGTTGGTACGATGCTTTACGGTTTTGTGCGATCGCTTCTCAAAAACTAAGGAAAACGGTCAAACTCCCCTCGGAAGCACAATGGGAATACGCCTGTCGCGCTGGGAACCAGACTACTTTTAGCTTTGGGGATACTCTCACCGCTAATTTAGCCAACTATCGCGCTACCGCAACCTATGCTCAAGAGTCTCCCGGTATTTTTAGAGCACAAACCACAGAAGTGGGTATTTTTCCCCCTAATGCTTTTGGAATCCACGATCTCCATGGTAATGTTTGGGAATGGTGTGCAGATACCTATCAAGACAATTATCAACAAGCTCCCACCGATGACCGTTCTTGGGTAATTGAAGACAATGATCACTTACACGTGTTGCGCGGTGGTTCTTGGTTCGTCGATCCCAGAAACTGTCGTAGCGCCGTTAGGGTTTGGGATTTTAACTCCGTTATTCTACACGATGTCGGTTTCCGCGTCATTATCTCAAGGTAAATAACCTGTACTAAACAACACCGGGAATCTTAGAACGTATACTATATATACTTGTTTTAGCAGTTATATAAAGGGTTTGATAATCCTGATCACCCCAAGCTAAATTAGCAGGAGGTTCGGGTATTTCAATAATACCAAGTAAATCACTTGAGGGTGAGAAAACCCAAATTCCTCTAGGTCCAGTACAATAGATATTGCCTTTTATATCTACTTTCATCCCATCGGCCGCACCCTTTTTACTGGGCGGTTCTAGTGTAGCAAAAACTATACCATTTTCTAATAAGCCATCTGCATTAACATCAAAAACTCTAATATGACCTTTTTGGGAATCACTGACATACAGTTTGGTTTCATCGGGAGAAAAAACTATACCATTGGGGCGAATAAAATCATCACTTAGCAGAGTAAGATTTCCATCTGATTCTAGTCGATAAACTCCATAAAATCCTAGTTCTTCTTGTTCTGATTTGATACCATAGGGAGGATCGGTAAAGTAAATACTACCATCTGACTTGACTACTAAATCATTAGGACTATTTAACTTTTTCTCTTGATATTTATCCACTAAAGTGATAATATTTCCATTTTTATCTGTACGGGAGATACGGCGATTGCCATGTTCAGCAGTTATTAAACTTCCTATTTTATCGAAAGTATTGCCATTAGCATTACCTGATGGTTTACGGAAAATTTCTGGCTGTTGTTCTGGTTGCAATTTATATATAGTATTAGCTGGAATATCACTAAATAGTAGATAGCCATCGGGATGCCACACTATACCTTCTGTAAATTTAAATCCTCCTGCTATCTTGTTAATTTGACTTTCAGTAAACATAATTTCTTCTAAATCCTGATTAGTTGCTGATAAGGTTAATTGATAATAATAGTTCAAATTTACTATCAAAAAACTTGTAATTATTAGAAATAAAATATAACAATTTTTCTCAACATATATAGCGCTGAGCGCAGGGTAAAGGGTAAAGGGTAAAGGGTAAAGGGTAAAGGGTAAAGGGTAAAGGTAGACTAGATAATTATTTAAGTGGTTTCAATTGTCCTAAACTTACCTTTCTTTGCTATGATATAGCCCTACGCGCTGGTGTTATCCTACAGGATGTTAATTTCCACGTCATTATCTCAGGGTAAATAACCCAGGTGTTGATAAGCGCTTATACTCGCTACTCTTCCTCGCGCTGTTCGTTGTAAATAGCCTATTTGTAGTAAGTAGGGTTCATAGACTTCCTCGATGGTTTTAGAGTCTTCTCCCGCTGCTGCTGCGATCGTTTCTATACCCACCGGACCACCTTGGAACTGTTCAATAATCGTTGTCAGTAACAGTCTATCAGTCCAGTCTAAACCCTTAGTGTCGATTTCAAATAAATCTAACGCTTCCTCCGCCAAAACCTGAGTAATTTCTGGTTCTCCCTTAACTTGAATATAATCTCTAACCCTTCTGAGTAAGCGATTAGCGATACGAGGAGTACCACGAGAACGCGAAGCTATAGCTTGAGCGCCAGGTTGACTCAGGGAAACGCCCAAAATACCCGCGCTGCGAGACAGAATTAGCTCTAACTCCTCAGGAGAATAATAGCGTAAACGTTGAACCAAACCAAAGCGATCGCGCAGGGGTGAAGTGAGAGAACCGATTTTAGTCGTTGCACCCACCAGAGTAAAAGGTGCTAAAGGAAGACTCCGACTTCTAGCACTTTGACCTTTTCCTATCGTTAAATCGAGTCGATAATCCTCCATCGCAGGGTAGAGTAATTCCTCGCTAGTGCGATTAAGGCGATGAATCTCGTCAATAAACAGTAAATCGTGGGGTTGCAGATTAACTAACAATCCGATGATATCCCTAGGACGTTCTAAAGCTGGTGCTGCAGTAATTTTACACCTTACCCCCATTTCCGTCGCCAAGATTAAAGAAATGGTCGTCTTTCCCAAACCTGGAGGACCGTATAAAAGCAGATGATCTAGTGATTCTCCCCGATTTTGAGCCGCTTGAATAGCGATTTTCAGTACTTGTTTAAGTTCCGTTTGACCCACGTAATCCTCTAATCTTGCGGGTCTAATTTTTTCTTCCTTTGCTATTGTTTCTTCCAAAATCGCTTGAGGAGTAGTTAAGTTTTCTGAAGAAGTTCTCTTAATCGCCATGGGAATTAGCAGCGAGGACAAAACGATAGATAACGTAGAGTATACCGATCAATACCGCGATCGTCAGTATAGAGGTAAGGATTTTCAGAAAAATATTGAGTATGGTAAACGTCAAAAAAATAGTACCCGCTACTACCGCGATTTGAGCCGGTTTTGGCAAATTACTAAACCAGTTTCTAGCTTGATTAGTCAAAGGCGAATTATTAATCTTTACTTCAACTTCTTGTAATTTTTCTTCCCAGTCTGGTTTTGGTTCAAAATCCATAAATTATCTTTACCTCTGATTCAATTAATCATCGACAACGGTTACATCTATCGTACCTGGAGGGGTGATTCGTCTTAGTATTTTACCCTTTACCTCTAAAAGTTCACCACAATTAGGACATTGACATTGATTATTATTTAAGCTGGTAAACTCGTAGCTGCACAAAGGACAGGGTGCGGTGACAACATTACCTCTTAACCACCAGTTTAATCCCAGCCAGGCGACTATTGGCACCAGAAAAAGCAAACCTATCAAGATCAAAAAACTATGCACCACCCATCCTAACCCAAGCGATCCCAATAAAAA
Protein-coding regions in this window:
- a CDS encoding formylglycine-generating enzyme family protein, producing the protein MFRLKINPFNYKKLTRSQFLRWGLLQTIALIKIAKLVTFEVIKVDERGKIVKRNFKQALSTTYILRNDVEIEFIYIPGGSFLRGSPLQEKYRDSDESPQHLVKIAPFWMSKYPITQAQYRAITGVNPSGFSGHNHPVERVSWYDALRFCAIASQKLRKTVKLPSEAQWEYACRAGNQTTFSFGDTLTANLANYRATATYAQESPGIFRAQTTEVGIFPPNAFGIHDLHGNVWEWCADTYQDNYQQAPTDDRSWVIEDNDHLHVLRGGSWFVDPRNCRSAVRVWDFNSVILHDVGFRVIISR
- a CDS encoding SMP-30/gluconolactonase/LRE family protein, producing MNYYYQLTLSATNQDLEEIMFTESQINKIAGGFKFTEGIVWHPDGYLLFSDIPANTIYKLQPEQQPEIFRKPSGNANGNTFDKIGSLITAEHGNRRISRTDKNGNIITLVDKYQEKKLNSPNDLVVKSDGSIYFTDPPYGIKSEQEELGFYGVYRLESDGNLTLLSDDFIRPNGIVFSPDETKLYVSDSQKGHIRVFDVNADGLLENGIVFATLEPPSKKGAADGMKVDIKGNIYCTGPRGIWVFSPSSDLLGIIEIPEPPANLAWGDQDYQTLYITAKTSIYSIRSKIPGVV
- the ruvB gene encoding Holliday junction branch migration DNA helicase RuvB, which gives rise to MAIKRTSSENLTTPQAILEETIAKEEKIRPARLEDYVGQTELKQVLKIAIQAAQNRGESLDHLLLYGPPGLGKTTISLILATEMGVRCKITAAPALERPRDIIGLLVNLQPHDLLFIDEIHRLNRTSEELLYPAMEDYRLDLTIGKGQSARSRSLPLAPFTLVGATTKIGSLTSPLRDRFGLVQRLRYYSPEELELILSRSAGILGVSLSQPGAQAIASRSRGTPRIANRLLRRVRDYIQVKGEPEITQVLAEEALDLFEIDTKGLDWTDRLLLTTIIEQFQGGPVGIETIAAAAGEDSKTIEEVYEPYLLQIGYLQRTARGRVASISAYQHLGYLP
- a CDS encoding heavy metal translocating P-type ATPase, with the protein product MNQTPSLKTQQMQVSGMDCASCATKIEVALSRLAGVIEVSVSPATERLTISYYPEQITQLDIKNKVASLGYSIAIEPPISNQTALGYSVITPKPKSDPNLKAEVFPILLVIALLTVGIIFEEYLHNTPYRIGEFAIFIPAYLISGWTVLKAAGRNILRGQIFDENFLMTIATVGAIAIHQLPEAVAVMLFYRIGELFQEYAVGRSRRSIKSLLEVRPDTANLKVNGSIKTVSPQEIEVGDIILVKPGEKIPLDGEILEGNSQVDTSALTGESVPRTMKVGETVLAGMINQTGVLTLRVVKLFGESSIAKILDLVENATSKKAETEKFITRFARYYTPIVVITSLAVALLPPLFIPDATHEEWVYRALILLVISCPCGLVISIPLGYFGGVGAAAKRGILVKGSTFLDALTEVKTVVFDKTGTLTQGVFKVTQIVTKNGFSESELLNLAAKAESHSSHPVAQSIREAYGQPINDAEVTEYEEIAGYGIRARVNNQIILAGNDRLLHREKINHDTCNVEGTIVHLAVDQRYAGYIVIADEIKDDAPQGIRDLKRLGVEQIVMLTGDNKVVAQDVANQLGLDSYVAQLLPEDKVEVIERLLQKPGKVVFVGDGINDAPVIARADIGMAMGGLGSDAAIETADIVIMTDAPSKVAEAIAIARKTRKIVVQNIVLAMTIKGLFIILGIFGLASLWEAVFADVGVALLAILNATRVLK